TAGTGATTTAGGCGGTTTTAATTCTGACAGGTTCGATATTCCACTTTTAGCTGAAGAAATGTTGCGAGCAGAAGTAGATTTTGATTTGAAAAATACGGTCTCTGTAGATGTGCAAACCATTTTCCACAAAATGGAAAAAAGAACACTTGGTGCTGCTTATACGTTTTATTGTGATAAAATTTTAGAGGATGCCCACAGTGCAGCAGCCGATACCAATGCAACCTACGAAGTGCTTTTAGCACAATTAGCGCGGTACCCAGATTTAGAAAATAATATAAAAAAATTAGCTGAATTTTCTTCGCATAAAAGAACAGTTGATTTTGCGGGCTTTATAATTTACGATGAGGAAGATCAGGAGGTTTTTTCATTTGGCAAGCATAAAGGAAAGAAAGTTCATGATGTTTTAGAAAGTGAACCTGGCTATTTCAGCTGGATATTAAATGCAGAATTTCCGCTTTACACCAAAAAAATATTGACTCAGATTAAATTAAGCAAGCTAAATACTAAATTGGGATCATGACCTAGTCTTTAGCTTTGATTTTTGGTTCATTTTTTAGCATATCTTTTTTTATTCACAAGTAAAATTGTAAAGCGATGAAAATCATCTGTATTGGTAGAAATTATGCGGCTCATATTGAAGAACTTCAAAATGAAAAGCCAACGGATCCTGTAATTTTTATAAAACCGGATTCTTCAGTATTACCTAAAGAACAAGACTTTTATATTCCTGAGTTTTCTAATGAAATTCATTATGAAGTAGAAGTGCTAGTAAAAATAAAAAAAGTAGGGAAGCACATTGACGAAAAATTTGCGCCTACCTATTATGACGAAATAAGTTTAGGGATAGACTTTACCGCTCGAGATGTACAGCAGGAATTAAAAGAAAAGGGATTGCCTTGGGAAAAGGCAAAGGGTTTTGACGGGGCTGCTGTGATTGGGCATTGGGTACCAAAAACAAATTTCGAAGATGTGAATAATTTAAATTTCTCACTTTCAAAAAATACGGAGCTAGTTCAAAATTCGAATACGAGTTTAATGCTTTGGAAAATAGATGCGCTTATTGCTTATGTAAGTACATTTTTCACCTTAAAAAAGGGTGATATTTTGTTTACAGGAACACCAGCGGGTGTTGGTAGAGTAAAAACTAATGATTACCTTTCTGGCAGCTTAGAACACATAGAAATGTTCCATTTAAACATTAAGTAAAATATGATATACAGTCTGGATAAATTAAATGAATTAGCGGATGGAGATGATGAATTTATTCACTCTGTGGTTTCTGTATTTTTAGATGAAGTGCCAGAAGATTTGTCACTTTTAGAAATAGCAATTAATCAAAAGAACTATCCTTCTATTTATCAATTAGCCCATAAAATTAAACCCAATGTAGATCTGTTGGGTATGGAGCAAACCCGCGCGGCAGCCCTAGAGATTGAAAATTTAGGGAAACAAGGCAATACAGGAGCGCAAATCGATGTAATTTTTCCGACCTTAAAAAAAGATATTTCGCAAGTGGTTGCTGAACTTAAAAAAGACTTTAATCTTTAATGTTTGCAGAAATTATTACCATTGGCGATGAAATTCTTATTGGTCAGATTGTAGATACAAACTCTGCTTTTATTGCAAAAGAATTTAATAAAATTGGGGTTTCAGTGGTGCAAATCACCTCTATCCAAGATGAGCGAAATCACATTCTCAAAGCACTGGAAGAAGCTGAATCGCGAGCCGATATTGTCGTTATTACGGGTGGTTTAGGGCCCACAAAAGACGATATTACAAAGCATACCTTATGTGAATATTTTAAAGACTCCTTGGTAGAAAACCAAGAGGTTTTACATCATGTGGAGCAGATTTTTAAGAAATATATCACAGCACCACTTTTACAAGTAAATAAAAATCAGGCTTTAGTTCCTTCAAAAGCGCAAGTTTTGCATAATGCCTATGGTACAGCACCAGGCATGTGGATTAACGGTGCATCTACTGTTTTTGTATCCTTACCAGGCGTGCCTTTTGAAATGAAGTATTTAATGGAGCACCAAGTTATTCCTAAGATTCAAAAGGAGTATGATAGACCTTTTATTGTACATAAAACAATTATCACCTATGGTATTGGAGAAAGTGCGCTTGCTGAAAAAATTCAAGAGTGGGAAGAGTGTTTGCCTCAAACCATAAAATTAGCCTATTTGCCTAGTTTAGGTAAAGTACGTTTGCGATTGAGTACAAAGGGAGGAAACCTAAATGCCCTTGAAATACAAATTAAAGTTGAAATAGAAAAACTATATGCCTTGCTTCATGACATTGTGCATGGTGAAGAAGACGATGAATCTTTAGAGGAAATTATTTCAAAATTACTCACAGCAAAAGAATTGACCTTAAGTACAGCCGAAAGTTTTACTGGAGGGAAAATAGCGGAATTAATCACTCAAATTCCCGGAGCATCAGCCTTTTATAAAGGCACAATAGTAAGTTATGCCACAGAGGCTAAAATGAACCTGTTACAGGTGCCAAAAGACCTTATTGAAACGCATTCGGTGGTAAGTGCTGCTGTTGCAGAAGCAATGGCGAGCAATGTACGTAAATTGATGAATACCGATTTTTCAATCGCCACAACTGGGAATGCCGGACCGTCGAAAGGAGACTCAAATGAGGATGTTGGAACGGTATTTATTGCTATTGCAAGTCCCAAAGGGGTCTTTTCTGAGAAATTTAAGATGGGGAGTCAGCGAGAAAGGGTAGTTCAAAAGTCTGTGTATAAGGCACTTGAGTTGCTTCAAAAAGAAATTTTAAAATTCTAAAAAAGAAGTTTGTACGTCCCATAAAAAAGATATAAATTTGCATCCTGTTTAAAAATAACACAAACCCTAGCATATGTCAAAAGTTTGCGAAATTACTGGAAAGAGAGCTATGTTTGGAAACAATGTATCGTTTTCCATTAACAAAACTAGGAGAAGATTCAATGTGAATCTTTCCAAAAAACGTTTTTACATTCCTGAAGAAGACCGTTGGGTTACTTTAAAAGTATCTGCACGGGCCTTAAAATCCATCAATAAAAAGGGGATTTCTGCAGTTTTGAAAGAAGCTAATGCAAATGGATTAACTAAGTAATCCAAAAAATTATAGTAAAATGGCTAAGAAAGGTAATAGAATCCAAGTGATATTGGAATGTACAGAGCATAAAGAGTCAGGCCAGCCTGGAACTTCAAGATACATTACAACAAAAAACAAAAAGAACACTCCTGATAGAATAGAATTAAAGAAATTTAATCCTATTTTAAAGAAAATGACTGTTCATAAAGAAATTAAATAAATTTCCGTAGAACGGAAGTCTAAAATTTATAATCATGGCAAAGAAAACGGTAGCAAGTTTACAAACCAGTTCAAAAAGATTGACAAAAGCTATAAAAATGGTGAAGTCACCTAAATCTGGTGCTTATACATTCACTGAGTCAGTTATGACGCCAGAGGAAGTAGATGGCTGGTTGACTAAAAAATAAGAGTCCAATTTTTATATTGGTAAAAGGCTGCTTTCGTATGATAGCAGCCTTTTTTTGTTTAGTAATTGCGCTAATTTAAGACTATCTCGCATTCCTTAATTTGGTTGGGTATTAATGCTAGATGTTTCTTATATTTATAGAATGAATTTTAAAATCGTATGAGTTTATTTAAAAAATTATTTTCTTCTGAGAAAAAGGAAACCTTAGATAGAGGTTTAGAAAAAACAAAAACATCATTTTTTGGAAAATTAAATAAAGCAGTGGCCGGAAAATCTAAGGTCGACGATGATGTTCTTGATGATTTGGAAGAGATTTTGGTAAGTTCTGATGTAGGTGTTGATACCACATTAAAAATTATCAAAGGTATTGAGGCTAGAGTCGCTTCAGATAAATATTTGGGAACAAGTGAGTTAAACCTTATTTTAAGGGAGGAAATAGCGCGTTTACTGTCTGAAACTAATTCAGGTGAAGACCTTGAGTTTAGCATACCTAAAGCTACAAAGCCCTATGTAATCATGGTGGTTGGGGTCAATGGTGTAGGGAAAACCACAACTATTGGTAAATTGGCCTATCAATTTAAGAAAAAAGGGTATAAAGTGGTTTTAGGAGCAGGGGATACGTTTAGAGCTGCTGCGATAGATCAATTACAGATATGGGCAGATCGAGTGGGAATTTCTATTGTTAAGCAAAATATGGGTAGCGATCCCGCTTCTGTAGCTTTCGACACGCTTAGTTCTGCGATAAAACAGGATGCAGACGTAGTGATCATTGATACCGCTGGACGCCTGCATAATAAGGTTAATTTAATGAACGAACTTTCAAAAGTGAGTCGCGTCATGCAAAAAGTAATTCCAGAGACGCCTCATGAGGTACTTTTGGTTTTAGATGGTTCTACTGGTCAAAATGCTTTTGAACAAGCCAAACAATTTACCAAAGCCACCAATGTTACTTCGTTGGCAGTTACTAAATTAGATGGTACGGCAAAGGGAGGCGTTGTTATTGGTATTTCAGATCAGTTTAAAATACCAGTAAAATATATTGGTGTTGGTGAGGGCATTGAAGACCTTCAGGTATTTAATAAAATAGAGTTTGTAGATTCATTTTTTGGAGGGAAGTAATTTTTTAAAGCAAGGGATTAAAAAAGCATGAGGGCTAGCAGTAAAAAAATAAAATGTAGCGCAAAGAATTTTTATTTTCACGTCAGTTTTATACTGGTTCCTTCTAAAATAGTTTAATAATATAAATCAAAATTGACGGTATGAAAAAGTTAGTATTTGCAATCTGTAGTTGTTTGATCTTGTTCTCCTGTAAAGAAGAAAAAAAGAACCTAGAGCCCGTAGTTCTCTGGGAATCTTATAATGATTCGTTGGAAGTTGCTGAAAATGCCTCTCATGACATAGGCCGCATGCAATACAAACTTATTCAGTCTAAAGTATTAGATAAAAATGACGTATTTGTACCCTTATACGCTGAAGTTTCAAAAGTTACAGAGGAACAGTATCAAACTTGGAAGCCTTTTGTTTTAGAACAAGATATTCCAACGATAC
The sequence above is drawn from the Cellulophaga sp. Hel_I_12 genome and encodes:
- a CDS encoding 3'-5' exonuclease; translated protein: MELKLTRPICFFDLETTGVNVVKDRIVEIAILKVYPNGNKESKTWLVNPEMQIPDEVIAVHGITNEKVANEPTFKELSKEIYAIIKDSDLGGFNSDRFDIPLLAEEMLRAEVDFDLKNTVSVDVQTIFHKMEKRTLGAAYTFYCDKILEDAHSAAADTNATYEVLLAQLARYPDLENNIKKLAEFSSHKRTVDFAGFIIYDEEDQEVFSFGKHKGKKVHDVLESEPGYFSWILNAEFPLYTKKILTQIKLSKLNTKLGS
- a CDS encoding fumarylacetoacetate hydrolase family protein, with translation MKIICIGRNYAAHIEELQNEKPTDPVIFIKPDSSVLPKEQDFYIPEFSNEIHYEVEVLVKIKKVGKHIDEKFAPTYYDEISLGIDFTARDVQQELKEKGLPWEKAKGFDGAAVIGHWVPKTNFEDVNNLNFSLSKNTELVQNSNTSLMLWKIDALIAYVSTFFTLKKGDILFTGTPAGVGRVKTNDYLSGSLEHIEMFHLNIK
- a CDS encoding Hpt domain-containing protein, with amino-acid sequence MIYSLDKLNELADGDDEFIHSVVSVFLDEVPEDLSLLEIAINQKNYPSIYQLAHKIKPNVDLLGMEQTRAAALEIENLGKQGNTGAQIDVIFPTLKKDISQVVAELKKDFNL
- a CDS encoding competence/damage-inducible protein A; this encodes MFAEIITIGDEILIGQIVDTNSAFIAKEFNKIGVSVVQITSIQDERNHILKALEEAESRADIVVITGGLGPTKDDITKHTLCEYFKDSLVENQEVLHHVEQIFKKYITAPLLQVNKNQALVPSKAQVLHNAYGTAPGMWINGASTVFVSLPGVPFEMKYLMEHQVIPKIQKEYDRPFIVHKTIITYGIGESALAEKIQEWEECLPQTIKLAYLPSLGKVRLRLSTKGGNLNALEIQIKVEIEKLYALLHDIVHGEEDDESLEEIISKLLTAKELTLSTAESFTGGKIAELITQIPGASAFYKGTIVSYATEAKMNLLQVPKDLIETHSVVSAAVAEAMASNVRKLMNTDFSIATTGNAGPSKGDSNEDVGTVFIAIASPKGVFSEKFKMGSQRERVVQKSVYKALELLQKEILKF
- the rpmB gene encoding 50S ribosomal protein L28, with protein sequence MSKVCEITGKRAMFGNNVSFSINKTRRRFNVNLSKKRFYIPEEDRWVTLKVSARALKSINKKGISAVLKEANANGLTK
- the rpmG gene encoding 50S ribosomal protein L33, translating into MAKKGNRIQVILECTEHKESGQPGTSRYITTKNKKNTPDRIELKKFNPILKKMTVHKEIK
- a CDS encoding DUF4295 domain-containing protein, whose amino-acid sequence is MAKKTVASLQTSSKRLTKAIKMVKSPKSGAYTFTESVMTPEEVDGWLTKK
- the ftsY gene encoding signal recognition particle-docking protein FtsY, which codes for MSLFKKLFSSEKKETLDRGLEKTKTSFFGKLNKAVAGKSKVDDDVLDDLEEILVSSDVGVDTTLKIIKGIEARVASDKYLGTSELNLILREEIARLLSETNSGEDLEFSIPKATKPYVIMVVGVNGVGKTTTIGKLAYQFKKKGYKVVLGAGDTFRAAAIDQLQIWADRVGISIVKQNMGSDPASVAFDTLSSAIKQDADVVIIDTAGRLHNKVNLMNELSKVSRVMQKVIPETPHEVLLVLDGSTGQNAFEQAKQFTKATNVTSLAVTKLDGTAKGGVVIGISDQFKIPVKYIGVGEGIEDLQVFNKIEFVDSFFGGK